A genomic window from Salvia hispanica cultivar TCC Black 2014 chromosome 5, UniMelb_Shisp_WGS_1.0, whole genome shotgun sequence includes:
- the LOC125187157 gene encoding 5-OH-xanthotoxin synthase-like, which translates to MISLILLLWSLPIILILYFQLQKPKYANKLRPPGPPGLPIVGNMLQIDGRYPHTYFQSLSKQYGPVMFLKLGIKPLVVISSVEAVKEILKSYDAIFSGRPSLVTMDKLSYNNIDIGFSDYNDTWREMRKVSTLHLFSTKQVQSSHSIFSDEVRKMMEKIARDASSSTVTNFSEMTTMLLNNIMVRLVFGVHGGDRLNHLALGVQSLYAGFFVGDYLPWFRWVDSLSGMAARLDKTFHMMDSFCQELIEEHLKPNRPKSMEGDFIDILLRIKENGTSSLTVNHIKAALMDMVTGGNDSVASVILWTMTLLMKKPLVMKKLQEEIRQLIGKKDMIDKQDIEKLPYLRAVIKESMRLYPPAPLSIPRKTTEKCSVNGYEIEAGTMVYMNLWAIGRDPAAWENADEFLPERFVGDQTTQDIAFGFGRRGCPGNGMAMAQMELALANLLYKFNWELPVGMKEDDIDFESTTGAAMHKKNDLCLVAKIAI; encoded by the exons ATGATAtcacttattttactcttaTGGTCTCTTCCCATAATCTTGATTCTCTACTTCCAATTACAAAAACCTAAATATGCCAACAAACTCAGACCACCGGGCCCACCAGGGCTGCCGATCGTCGGAAATATGCTCCAAATCGACGGTCGGTATCCGCACACGTACTTCCAGAGCCTCTCCAAGCAATACGGCCCGGTCATGTTCCTCAAGCTCGGAATCAAGCCCCTTGTTGTGATTTCCTCAGTAGAAGCAGTGAAAGAGATCTTGAAATCATACGATGCCATTTTCTCGGGCCGACCTTCTCTTGTCACCATGGATAAGCTGTCGTATAACAACATAGACATCGGGTTTTCCGACTACAATGACACGTGGAGGGAGATGAGGAAGGTCTCCACCCTCCATCTCTTTAGCACAAAGCAAGTTCAATCATCTCACTCCATTTTCAGCGATGAAGTGAGAAAGATGATGGAGAAGATTGCTAGAGATGCCTCTTCTTCCACCGTCACCAATTTCAGTGAGATGACGACGATGCttttaaataatatcatgGTCAGACTTGTGTTTGGGGTACATGGAGGTGATCGTTTAAACCATCTTGCTCTCGGAGTTCAGAGCTTATATGCAGGCTTTTTTGTGGGGGATTACTTGCCTTGGTTTCGATGGGTTGATAGCCTCTCTGGAATGGCTGCAAGGCTTGATAAGACTTTTCACATGATGGATTCTTTTTGTCAAGAATTGATTGAAGAGCATCTGAAGCCGAATAGGCCTAAATCTATGGAAGGTGACTTCATCGATATTTTGTTAAGGATTAAAGAAAATGGAACCTCTTCTCTTACCGTAAACCACATCAAAGCAGCACTAATG GATATGGTTACCGGAGGGAACGACTCAGTAGCAAGTGTTATATTGTGGACAATGACATTGTTGATGAAGAAGCCTTTGGTGATGAAGAAGTTGCAAGAGGAGATAAGGCAGTTGATTGGAAAGAAAGATATGATCGATAAACAAGACATAGAGAAACTTCCATATTTGAGGGCAGTTATAAAAGAGAGTATGAGATTGTATCCACCAGCTCCACTTTCAATTCCAAGAAAGACTACTGAAAAGTGTAGTGTAAATGGTTATGAAATAGAAGCTGGAACTATGGTGTATATGAATCTTTGGGCTATTGGAAGAGATCCCGCCGCGTGGGAAAACGCGGATGAATTCTTGCCGGAGAGGTTCGTGGGGGATCAGACTACTCAGGATATAGCGTTTGGATTCGGGCGGAGAGGGTGCCCGGGAAATGGAATGGCGATGGCCCAGATGGAACTTGCTTTAGCAAATcttttatacaaatttaattgggAATTGCCTGTTGGAATGAAGGAAGATGATATTGATTTCGAGAGTACGACTGGTGCAGCAATGCATAAGAAGAATGATCTTTGTCTTGTCGCCAAGATTGCCATATAA